CACTCGTTTTTACAGTCCCAATAATCACACCACGGCAATCGTGTCGCTCTGCCTTTCGGCATGATTTTTCTACTTGTCTATCATTTATCGCGCTGCCCTCATTGTTGAACTTGGCTTGAACCAATACTCTGGTTTCACGTCCTCCAAGATCGATTGAGCAGAACCCATCTTTCCCTTGGTCAGGCCCACTTCCTCCCCATTTTCCGTTAAAATAATCCCCATCTCTTTTCATAAGTCGAAAAAGAATTTTCTCAAAATCGCCACCTTCCGGATCCAACCGATCCCAGTCTACAAGGCGTTTTCTTTTTTCGTTGATATTTTCTATAAAATCTTTGCGTGATGTCTCATCAACGAATTCTGGCAATTTTTCTAAAGGTAATACAATCGTGCTGCCTGCTCTGTCGGAGAAAACCATGTCGTTTTCGTCAGGGACGAATACTATCGACTTATAAGGAAGCGTGGCTGTCTCAATCGATGATGATGATTCCTTGAGAAAAAGATCATAATCCTCCTCTATTTTCAGATCTAACTGGG
This genomic interval from Halococcus sediminicola contains the following:
- a CDS encoding restriction endonuclease; protein product: MSTMQISKENLSSPSVTLSILELGLHGGFIEQEDINEEQLDFCEQTDWIKKVVRFKCGTCNNWHTISPGEKICLQTQQSADSIEEKKGYRVIVDSQLDLKIEEDYDLFLKESSSSIETATLPYKSIVFVPDENDMVFSDRAGSTIVLPLEKLPEFVDETSRKDFIENINEKRKRLVDWDRLDPEGGDFEKILFRLMKRDGDYFNGKWGGSGPDQGKDGFCSIDLGGRETRVLVQAKFNNEGSAINDRQVEKSCRKAERHDCRGVIIGTVKTSGDLESEFEAGTLQSKSVHYLRIWSGPEIKEKLSEHPDIIAELFLE